One segment of Calliopsis andreniformis isolate RMS-2024a chromosome 1, iyCalAndr_principal, whole genome shotgun sequence DNA contains the following:
- the LOC143180989 gene encoding uncharacterized protein LOC143180989, giving the protein MAVSGLKTVVHFIFYFTVATNAQYTDDSDYNDLEFYEEVPINYVSSYDNDHLNIVQDDFYITSDFEDTVARGRRCDVCPDMRDLNLPFKIIDDSSAKVSPRDTRLDWYKPEKVYRYTKHRIPGYDYVELDHVITKNIKQCDEKSVWTHCVCQFTCSEPDTVDCYTPCKSGCECKEEYVFDEKKQQCLLPEHCSSKEEDFVY; this is encoded by the exons ATGGCAGTGAGTGgactaaaaacagttgtacatttCATCTTTTATTTTACAGTAGCGACAAATGCTC AATACACAGATGATTCCGATTACAACGATTTGGAGTTTTATGAAGAAGTGCCAATTAATTATGTCTCGAGTTACGATAATGATCATTTGAACATCGTTCAAGACGATTTTTATATCACGAGCGATTTCGAGGATACAGTTGCGCGAGGGCGCAGATGTGACGTTTGTCCTGATATGCGCGATCTGAACCTTCCTTTCAAAATCATTGACgattccagtgcgaaagtatctCCTCGGGATACACGATTAGATTGGTATAAACCAGAGAAAGTATATCGATACACGAAGCATCGAATTCCTGGATATGATTACGTGGAACTAGATCACGTTATTACAAAGAATATTAAACAATGCGACGAGAAATCAGTCTGGACCCACTGTGTGTGCCAGTTCACTTGTTCTGAGCCAGACACAGTGGATTGTTACACACCATGTAAAAGTGGATGCGAATGCAAAGAAGAATACGTATTTGATGAAAAGAAACAGCAATGCCTGTTACCAGAACACTGTTCTTCAAAGGAAGAGGATTTTGTTTACTGA
- the LOC143182917 gene encoding protein DOP1A-like, with translation MGSIALEEYELMKDSKYRVYVSAVDKALKSFEYTSEWADLISALGKLNKVLLSHMKFPVIPRRIKISKRLAQCMHPALPSGVHLKALETYDIIFKLLVYSHY, from the exons ATGGGGTCTATCGCCTTGGAAGAGTACGAACTCATGAAGGACTCTAAATATAGAGT CTATGTGTCTGCTGTCGACAAAGCTCTGAAGAGCTTTGAGTACACCAGCGAATGGGCAGACTTGATTTCTGCACTGGGAAAATTAAACAAAGTATTACTAAGTCATATGaagtttccagttattcctagGAGAATTAAAATATCCAAAAGATTGGCGCAATGCATGCATCCAGCTTTGCCATCTGGTGTTCATTTGAAAGCTCTAGAGACATATGACATTATTTTTAAAT TGCTG GTTTATTCCCATTATTAG